In Synechococcus sp. PCC 6312, one genomic interval encodes:
- a CDS encoding CapA family protein produces the protein MQATLEQIWQAARQGEPTAIATLINRSLHPKGIHVLARRQGSCLQIMLEAAKSLPPDSCLQYILKGLKKLDPDGILNVRLHGRLLGDEWPEWTQTLDLKTTLPNSAPPPVQSTATPVLKIPVDAGIVANGLEKTVTPATIGLSPAIQLPATALPIVPEPAIPVLKRTHPGLLLLGLGTSLILAWVWYVQNVSPGAWSDLANWGRFESGPSSDAPALITSPQSAPTATPDSPTPAPVTVPERQTIRIKAVGDMVPGTSYPVRRKPQDPNSLLAKIKPYLQGADILFGNYESTLTNHPYPFKNTSKGMVFAFRSPPEYAKIFQAVGFNILNIANNHSYDFNEKGFRDTMQSIERAGMKAVGDKNQIVYITANEITTAWIGFATYDGQNRVQDIKAGQALVKKASQNADVVVISFHAGAEGSDAVRTRNKVEYFYGENRGNIVQFSRAMVDAGADLILGHGPHVPRALELYNGRLIAYSLGNFLGYKSFATAGNLGKSLILDAELDATGQFVGGKVIPVKLDDSGIPQLDNNFSTVKLIRNLTQSDFPKTPLTIGRFGELSPPEPVSPSPISPSLREKP, from the coding sequence ATGCAGGCGACCCTTGAGCAAATTTGGCAGGCGGCCCGTCAAGGAGAACCCACAGCCATTGCCACCTTAATTAACCGCAGCTTGCATCCCAAAGGCATCCATGTCCTTGCCCGTCGCCAAGGGAGTTGTCTGCAAATTATGCTAGAGGCCGCCAAATCATTGCCCCCAGACAGTTGCTTACAATATATTCTCAAGGGTTTAAAAAAACTTGACCCCGATGGGATTCTCAATGTTCGCTTGCATGGCCGTCTCCTGGGAGATGAATGGCCGGAATGGACTCAAACTCTAGACCTCAAAACCACCTTACCCAACTCAGCCCCCCCTCCCGTTCAGTCAACAGCGACTCCGGTTTTAAAAATTCCTGTGGATGCGGGGATTGTCGCTAACGGACTCGAGAAAACAGTCACGCCTGCAACGATTGGCCTATCTCCAGCCATTCAATTACCTGCAACCGCCTTACCCATCGTGCCGGAGCCAGCCATCCCCGTCCTGAAGCGCACTCACCCCGGATTACTGTTGCTCGGCCTGGGAACGTCCCTCATTTTGGCCTGGGTTTGGTATGTCCAAAACGTCTCGCCTGGAGCCTGGAGCGATTTAGCCAATTGGGGCCGTTTTGAGAGTGGGCCTAGCAGTGATGCCCCCGCCCTAATCACCTCCCCTCAATCTGCACCAACCGCCACCCCAGACAGTCCAACTCCAGCCCCTGTGACAGTTCCAGAGCGGCAAACAATCCGGATCAAAGCCGTTGGCGATATGGTTCCAGGGACAAGTTATCCAGTCCGGCGCAAACCCCAAGACCCAAACAGTCTCCTGGCCAAAATTAAGCCCTATTTACAGGGGGCCGATATTCTCTTTGGTAACTATGAAAGTACGCTAACGAATCACCCCTATCCCTTCAAAAACACCAGTAAGGGGATGGTTTTTGCCTTTCGTTCCCCACCCGAGTATGCCAAAATCTTCCAGGCCGTGGGCTTTAACATTCTCAATATTGCCAACAACCACAGCTATGACTTTAATGAAAAGGGCTTCCGGGACACGATGCAAAGCATTGAACGGGCCGGGATGAAGGCGGTTGGGGACAAAAATCAAATCGTTTATATTACTGCCAATGAAATTACCACAGCCTGGATTGGATTTGCGACCTATGACGGGCAAAATAGGGTGCAGGATATCAAGGCGGGCCAGGCCCTGGTTAAAAAAGCGAGCCAAAATGCCGATGTGGTGGTGATTTCCTTCCATGCCGGCGCAGAAGGATCCGATGCTGTCCGTACCCGTAACAAGGTGGAATATTTTTATGGCGAAAATCGTGGCAATATTGTCCAGTTTTCCCGCGCGATGGTGGATGCTGGAGCCGATTTAATCCTTGGTCATGGACCCCACGTCCCGCGAGCTTTAGAACTCTATAACGGTCGTTTAATTGCCTATTCTTTGGGGAACTTTTTGGGGTACAAATCCTTTGCCACCGCTGGTAATCTGGGTAAGTCCTTAATTTTAGATGCAGAGTTGGATGCCACAGGTCAATTTGTTGGCGGCAAGGTGATTCCGGTCAAACTTGATGACAGTGGCATTCCTCAATTGGATAATAATTTTTCCACAGTCAAATTGATCCGCAACCTCACCCAATCAGACTTTCCCAAAACCCCCCTCACCATTGGCCGCTTTGGCGAACTCTCACCCCCAGAACCTGTCAGTCCTAGTCCAATCTCCCCGTCACTTCGAGAAAAACCATAA
- a CDS encoding chromate transporter, which translates to MSPSQEIPPQPRPYQELSPRSQRQRLQELALVFLKLGTFAFGGPAAHLAMMDEEVVGRRQWLTREKLLDLIGITNLIPGPNSTELAIYIGAERAGWRGLIVAGCCFILPAMLIVWGLAALYVQTAQVPQVEWLLYGIKPVIIAIVLQALWKLGRKAIKDNVTLVAAGAAVGAYFLGWSEVLTLAVLGLGVMLIKAWQRGNQITPGLVGLPTGFLAQMTTTPPELSASWVNIFLIFLKIGLVLYGGGYVLLAFLQREFVDQTHWLTSQQLLDAVAIGQVTPGPLFTTATFIGYLLAGNSGAVAGTVGIFLPSFLLVALINPWVNQLRRSAWVAGALDGVNAAALGLMAGVTVTLTQAAVVDPVTIGVAVVSAVVLFKWQVNSAWLILAGGLVGFVTQELGTNFLGN; encoded by the coding sequence ATGTCACCCTCCCAGGAAATTCCGCCTCAGCCCCGCCCCTATCAAGAGCTATCTCCACGGTCGCAACGCCAACGCCTACAAGAATTGGCTCTAGTCTTTTTAAAACTGGGCACCTTTGCCTTTGGGGGGCCAGCAGCGCACTTAGCCATGATGGATGAGGAGGTGGTCGGACGGCGGCAGTGGTTAACCCGCGAAAAACTTTTAGACTTAATCGGGATTACGAACCTGATTCCCGGCCCCAACTCCACGGAACTGGCCATTTATATCGGGGCAGAACGGGCCGGTTGGCGCGGCCTAATTGTGGCTGGATGCTGTTTTATTTTGCCAGCGATGCTGATTGTCTGGGGCTTGGCAGCACTCTATGTCCAAACGGCCCAAGTGCCCCAAGTGGAATGGCTTCTTTATGGCATTAAGCCGGTGATCATTGCTATTGTCCTCCAGGCCCTTTGGAAACTGGGTCGGAAAGCGATCAAGGACAATGTAACTCTCGTGGCGGCGGGGGCGGCGGTAGGGGCTTATTTCCTTGGGTGGTCAGAAGTTTTAACCCTCGCAGTGTTGGGGTTAGGGGTCATGCTGATCAAGGCCTGGCAACGAGGCAACCAGATCACGCCTGGCCTGGTGGGACTGCCGACTGGTTTTCTGGCCCAAATGACTACGACACCTCCAGAATTAAGTGCCAGTTGGGTCAATATTTTTTTAATTTTCCTAAAAATTGGCCTGGTCTTGTACGGGGGCGGCTATGTCTTATTAGCGTTCTTGCAGCGGGAATTTGTCGATCAAACCCATTGGCTCACCTCCCAACAATTATTGGACGCAGTGGCGATTGGGCAAGTGACTCCGGGGCCATTGTTTACAACCGCAACGTTTATTGGCTATCTCTTGGCAGGCAATTCTGGGGCGGTCGCCGGCACGGTGGGAATTTTCTTGCCTTCGTTTCTGCTTGTTGCGTTGATCAATCCCTGGGTCAATCAATTAAGACGCTCGGCCTGGGTGGCGGGGGCCTTAGACGGGGTTAATGCGGCGGCTTTGGGGCTCATGGCTGGGGTGACGGTGACTTTGACCCAGGCGGCGGTGGTGGATCCAGTCACGATTGGGGTCGCGGTTGTCAGTGCGGTGGTTTTATTTAAGTGGCAAGTCAACTCGGCCTGGTTGATTTTAGCGGGGGGCCTGGTCGGTTTTGTCACCCAAGAGCTAGGAACTAACTTTCTTGGCAATTAA
- the trpB gene encoding tryptophan synthase subunit beta codes for MTLAVAPTLTPTPEALDLSHRPDSLGRFGQFGGKYVPETLMPALTELEQAYSQYKTNPEFQAELSQLLRDYVGRATPLYFAERLTEYYAQADGHGPKIYLKREDLNHTGAHKINNALGQVLLAKRMGKKRIIAETGAGQHGVATATVCARFGLECIIYMGVQDMERQALNVFRMRLLGATVEPVSSGTGTLKDATSQAIRDWVTNVETTHYILGSVAGPHPYPMIVRDFHAVIGQETRQQGLEKWGGLPDILLACVGGGSNAMGLFHEFVPETQVRLIGVEAAGSGINTGHHAATLTQGQVGVLHGAMSYLLQDDDGQVLEAHSISAGLDYPGVGPEHSYLKDLGRAEYYSVTDDEALEALQRLSQLEGIIPALETAHALAYLEVLCPQLRNHERIVINCSGRGDKDVQTVAKYLTEKSE; via the coding sequence GTGACTCTTGCTGTTGCCCCGACCTTAACCCCCACACCTGAAGCCCTTGATCTGTCGCACCGCCCCGATTCCCTCGGTCGTTTTGGGCAATTTGGCGGTAAATATGTCCCCGAAACCCTTATGCCAGCCCTGACAGAATTAGAGCAAGCCTACAGTCAATACAAAACCAACCCGGAATTTCAGGCAGAACTCTCCCAATTGTTACGAGACTACGTGGGGCGGGCAACGCCTTTATACTTTGCTGAACGTTTGACCGAGTACTATGCCCAAGCCGATGGCCATGGCCCAAAAATTTATTTGAAGCGGGAAGACCTCAATCATACCGGCGCGCACAAAATTAACAACGCCCTCGGGCAAGTTCTGCTCGCAAAACGGATGGGGAAAAAGCGGATTATTGCCGAAACAGGGGCCGGCCAACATGGGGTTGCCACTGCGACAGTTTGTGCCCGCTTTGGCCTGGAATGCATCATCTATATGGGGGTGCAGGATATGGAACGCCAGGCCTTGAATGTCTTTCGGATGCGTCTGCTAGGGGCAACCGTTGAACCCGTCAGTAGTGGGACTGGAACCCTCAAAGATGCCACCTCCCAGGCCATTCGGGATTGGGTTACCAATGTGGAAACGACTCACTATATTTTGGGATCCGTGGCGGGGCCCCATCCCTATCCGATGATTGTGCGAGATTTTCATGCGGTGATTGGCCAAGAAACCCGGCAACAGGGCTTAGAAAAATGGGGTGGGCTACCGGATATCCTCCTGGCCTGTGTGGGGGGTGGCTCCAATGCGATGGGATTGTTCCATGAATTTGTCCCCGAAACCCAAGTGCGGTTAATTGGCGTGGAAGCGGCTGGCTCAGGGATTAATACGGGACATCATGCCGCCACCCTCACTCAAGGGCAAGTTGGGGTTCTCCACGGAGCCATGAGCTACCTTCTCCAGGATGATGATGGCCAAGTCCTAGAGGCTCATTCCATTAGTGCTGGCCTGGATTATCCGGGAGTTGGCCCCGAACATAGCTATTTGAAAGATTTGGGTCGAGCAGAATATTACAGTGTCACCGATGATGAAGCCTTGGAGGCACTGCAACGATTATCCCAATTGGAAGGGATTATCCCCGCCCTCGAAACGGCCCACGCCCTAGCTTATTTAGAAGTCCTCTGCCCCCAACTGAGGAATCATGAGCGGATTGTCATTAACTGTTCCGGGCGGGGGGATAAGGATGTGCAAACCGTCGCTAAGTACTTAACTGAAAAAAGTGAGTAA
- a CDS encoding cation transport ATPase, translating to MDYQVLHHSPGRLRLHIHRLRHDRAYGQTLENLVLALPLVLGARLNRLAASLVVHYYTPGLAPGNAEALVAKCLDQADTAHPLVPTEPFPTPSATAIRDWEAEVEAERPPESDWERLGFPLMSLTLALLAAPWEIPPLVVGIAVLAGAWPWLQRTQARWIEEQSISVDLLDTLWLGLHTLNGEFIAPALKTSLVSGRADLRDRRREFSPYPSFLLNSDQGITVERDRERLNLTTVELQPGDRLWIEAGQIIPVDGPIVAGVGMLGLVHQGQTLTTISVKPEQFVYAGSQLLSGQIQVATTRVGWQTRIGLVTELRQAEPVYDSQLAQAQAQFAHQAVLPTLALSGCVLAATGNLAPALAPLQLDFGSGIQLSLRTVFLSALIAAAQAGVYVPSAARLECLAHLQVLVVDQRGLDITPLEMMELECLATDTGLKLFTITGLADVDWLMELDQTRGIGVITGPGQAFDYSPNWLRIFWGSHTIHPQEPEIVVLEPTVRKLHWAITIAHQALARTYQNTALISLPNLIIVAAGVMTGLSPVMNVLTNNATAFLVEFLPQPPFLPPPASRSLLPLPGLGTVAQNLPENEKKVKLS from the coding sequence ATGGATTATCAGGTTCTTCACCACAGCCCCGGCCGACTCCGCCTCCATATCCACCGATTACGGCACGATCGGGCCTATGGACAAACCTTAGAGAATCTGGTGTTGGCCTTACCCCTAGTCTTAGGAGCTAGGTTAAATCGGTTGGCCGCATCGTTAGTGGTTCATTACTACACCCCAGGCCTGGCCCCTGGCAATGCTGAAGCTCTTGTGGCCAAATGCTTAGACCAAGCGGATACGGCCCATCCCCTAGTCCCCACGGAACCCTTTCCCACCCCTAGTGCCACAGCGATTCGGGATTGGGAAGCCGAAGTTGAAGCTGAACGTCCTCCAGAATCCGATTGGGAACGTTTGGGATTTCCCTTGATGAGCTTGACGTTGGCCCTATTGGCGGCTCCTTGGGAGATTCCCCCCTTAGTTGTGGGTATTGCGGTTTTGGCCGGGGCCTGGCCTTGGTTACAACGGACTCAAGCGAGGTGGATCGAAGAACAGTCTATTTCGGTGGATTTATTAGATACCCTCTGGCTGGGGTTACATACCTTGAATGGAGAATTCATCGCGCCAGCCTTGAAAACCTCGCTTGTCTCTGGACGAGCAGACTTACGAGATCGCCGGCGCGAATTTAGCCCCTACCCCAGTTTTTTATTAAATTCCGATCAAGGTATCACCGTAGAGCGTGATCGAGAGCGTCTTAACTTAACGACCGTGGAACTTCAGCCAGGAGATCGGCTTTGGATTGAAGCTGGACAAATTATCCCCGTGGATGGGCCAATTGTGGCTGGGGTGGGAATGTTGGGCCTCGTCCATCAGGGACAAACACTCACCACCATTTCTGTAAAGCCAGAGCAATTTGTTTATGCCGGTTCGCAACTTTTGAGTGGGCAAATCCAAGTGGCCACAACTCGCGTCGGCTGGCAAACTCGCATTGGCCTGGTCACAGAACTTCGCCAAGCCGAACCCGTTTACGATAGCCAACTAGCCCAGGCCCAGGCCCAATTTGCCCATCAAGCCGTATTACCGACCTTAGCCTTATCGGGATGTGTATTAGCGGCAACTGGCAATTTAGCCCCGGCTTTAGCCCCCTTACAACTGGATTTTGGCAGTGGCATTCAACTCTCCTTACGCACCGTCTTTTTGTCTGCCCTGATTGCCGCAGCCCAGGCCGGGGTCTATGTTCCCAGTGCTGCACGTTTAGAATGCCTGGCCCATCTTCAGGTTTTAGTGGTGGATCAACGGGGCCTGGACATAACGCCTCTGGAAATGATGGAATTAGAATGCCTTGCGACCGATACTGGCTTAAAACTCTTCACCATCACTGGCCTAGCAGATGTGGACTGGCTCATGGAGTTAGATCAGACTAGGGGAATTGGAGTCATAACCGGGCCTGGGCAAGCCTTCGACTATTCACCTAATTGGTTAAGAATCTTCTGGGGGAGTCACACCATCCATCCCCAAGAACCAGAGATTGTTGTTCTTGAGCCGACGGTGAGAAAACTACACTGGGCGATAACAATTGCTCACCAGGCCCTAGCTCGCACCTATCAAAATACCGCTTTAATTTCTCTACCCAATCTAATTATAGTGGCCGCAGGAGTCATGACCGGGTTATCCCCTGTTATGAATGTTCTTACCAACAATGCCACGGCTTTTCTGGTGGAGTTTCTACCACAACCTCCCTTTTTGCCACCACCTGCAAGCAGGTCTCTCCTGCCATTACCTGGGCTGGGTACAGTTGCTCAGAATTTGCCCGAAAATGAGAAAAAGGTTAAATTATCGTAA
- a CDS encoding M23 family metallopeptidase: MLSTNRLGVTASTCNRVAQALNWTSKKCTMVTGLAVGVTALTLGGVSPTQAATLALPETTALTPVPGQALAFAPVLTGMGSPATLSLRKTTPASSLMPPSPFSVFAGENFTGFSPVTSDLAKISGRNSGAALIGSTLQALQLSLAGLPSVTGLDVDQEAANTAFKVVDLRDHGGAPYQDLTLDLTSIPKFAIPGYQAVGGNVYEELMNETEAASQSAPVTTLNSNAASTQPIALAPQNRATNPADASLPALDQTVLPQAAVTRSTAVSIGRNDQRIRLARTVTLPRTLPGITPPVSPTTPTTTTTSTSVNPNRGSARTTSSLTEVAPISLIARQSTAPTLPNIELPPLQPSDRYLPNSITLRFIWPAQGVLTSGFGPRWGRMHRGIDIAAPVGTPVLASAPGVITYARWNDGGYGNLVEIRHNDGTLTLYGHNQRLRVREGQYVQQGELIADMGSTGRSTGPHVHFEIRPMGRGAINPMLFLTRG, encoded by the coding sequence ATGCTTTCCACTAACCGCCTAGGGGTGACTGCCTCAACCTGCAATCGGGTCGCCCAAGCTCTTAACTGGACTAGCAAAAAATGTACTATGGTGACAGGCCTGGCAGTAGGAGTTACAGCACTCACCCTAGGGGGAGTCTCTCCAACCCAAGCGGCTACTCTTGCCTTACCCGAAACCACAGCACTCACCCCAGTGCCTGGACAAGCCTTAGCCTTTGCACCTGTACTGACTGGTATGGGATCTCCAGCAACACTCTCCCTCAGGAAGACAACCCCTGCTTCCTCTCTGATGCCTCCAAGCCCCTTTTCCGTCTTTGCTGGGGAGAATTTTACTGGTTTTAGCCCCGTCACCTCAGATTTAGCCAAGATTAGTGGCAGAAATTCTGGAGCAGCACTAATTGGCTCAACCCTACAAGCTTTGCAACTTTCGTTAGCTGGATTACCCTCCGTAACTGGCCTGGATGTAGATCAGGAGGCAGCAAACACCGCATTTAAGGTTGTTGATCTCCGTGATCACGGTGGTGCTCCTTACCAAGACCTCACCCTAGACTTAACCTCGATTCCTAAGTTTGCTATCCCTGGCTATCAGGCTGTTGGTGGTAATGTCTATGAAGAGTTAATGAACGAGACAGAAGCCGCCTCGCAATCCGCCCCGGTGACAACTCTTAACAGTAACGCTGCCTCTACACAGCCCATTGCGTTGGCCCCCCAAAACAGAGCCACTAACCCGGCTGATGCGTCTCTCCCGGCCCTAGATCAAACGGTCTTGCCCCAGGCCGCAGTCACTCGTAGCACTGCTGTTAGTATTGGCCGCAATGATCAACGCATCCGTCTGGCTCGGACTGTCACCCTCCCCCGAACACTCCCTGGTATAACCCCTCCAGTAAGTCCTACAACTCCCACAACTACGACTACATCAACTTCTGTCAATCCAAATCGGGGCAGTGCTCGGACAACCTCTAGCCTCACTGAGGTGGCCCCCATTTCTCTCATTGCCCGTCAGTCCACAGCGCCAACCTTACCCAATATCGAATTACCCCCCCTCCAACCCTCTGATCGCTACTTACCCAATTCCATTACTTTGCGGTTCATTTGGCCAGCCCAAGGGGTCTTGACCTCAGGCTTTGGGCCACGTTGGGGCCGGATGCACCGGGGAATTGATATTGCCGCCCCTGTAGGAACGCCGGTCTTAGCTTCGGCTCCGGGTGTTATTACCTACGCCCGCTGGAATGATGGTGGCTATGGCAATCTAGTCGAAATTCGGCATAATGATGGCACGTTAACTCTTTACGGACATAATCAGCGGCTTCGGGTTCGGGAAGGCCAATATGTCCAGCAGGGTGAGCTAATTGCAGATATGGGCAGCACCGGTCGCAGCACTGGCCCTCACGTTCATTTTGAAATTCGTCCCATGGGGCGCGGGGCTATCAACCCGATGCTTTTCCTCACGAGGGGCTAA
- the lpxD gene encoding UDP-3-O-(3-hydroxymyristoyl)glucosamine N-acyltransferase produces MEIVELAARLQAQLDPMTNLEILGVAPIDQAQESDITFLANPKYAHKLQDCQAGAILVNEDFEAPAPCPLLRVKHPYLAFAQAIELFYPPTPLPTQIHPTAVIGQNVRFGQDVAIGAYVVIGDNVVIGDRVTVHPHCVIYQGASLGDDTLLHSHVVIREQVKLGNQVIIQNGVVIGADGYGFVTLPNGQHHKIPQVGTVVIEDQVEIQANTTIDRATLGETRLGKGTKVDNLVQIAHNCTVGQHSLLCGQVGLAGSTQVGNHVVLAGQVGAAGHLSIGDGTMAGAKTGINNSLPAGSRVSGYPAMDHKLWLRMVAELKQLPQLIKRLRKLENQLSQD; encoded by the coding sequence ATGGAAATTGTCGAATTGGCCGCGCGACTCCAGGCCCAGCTTGACCCAATGACAAATCTAGAAATTCTCGGAGTTGCCCCAATTGACCAGGCCCAGGAGAGCGATATCACGTTTCTCGCCAATCCCAAATATGCCCATAAGCTCCAGGATTGCCAAGCAGGAGCAATTCTTGTTAATGAAGATTTTGAGGCCCCTGCCCCCTGCCCCCTCCTACGGGTCAAGCATCCCTATTTAGCCTTTGCCCAGGCCATTGAATTGTTTTATCCACCGACACCGCTGCCAACCCAAATTCATCCCACTGCTGTGATTGGGCAAAATGTTCGCTTTGGTCAAGATGTGGCCATTGGGGCCTATGTTGTCATTGGAGACAATGTGGTGATCGGTGATCGGGTGACAGTCCATCCCCATTGTGTGATTTATCAGGGGGCGAGCCTAGGTGACGATACGCTCCTCCATAGTCATGTGGTGATTCGAGAGCAGGTCAAACTGGGCAATCAGGTGATTATCCAGAATGGAGTCGTAATTGGGGCGGATGGCTATGGGTTTGTCACCTTACCCAATGGACAACATCACAAAATCCCCCAAGTCGGGACGGTGGTGATTGAAGATCAAGTGGAAATTCAAGCCAACACCACCATTGATCGGGCAACCCTTGGGGAAACCCGCCTAGGCAAGGGCACAAAGGTAGATAATCTGGTTCAGATTGCCCATAACTGCACAGTGGGTCAGCATTCCCTCTTATGTGGACAGGTTGGCCTGGCGGGTTCAACCCAAGTCGGTAATCATGTAGTTCTGGCGGGACAGGTGGGGGCGGCGGGGCACTTAAGTATTGGGGATGGGACAATGGCTGGGGCCAAAACGGGCATTAATAATTCTCTCCCAGCCGGAAGTCGGGTCAGTGGTTATCCGGCGATGGATCATAAGTTATGGTTACGCATGGTCGCTGAACTTAAGCAATTGCCCCAATTAATAAAGCGACTCCGCAAACTCGAAAACCAGCTTTCCCAAGATTGA
- a CDS encoding glycosyltransferase family 2 protein produces the protein MKSPLLSLCMIVKDEAHQLGRCLESVQPYADELIVVDTGSTDDTVKIAAEFGAKVFEFAWGNDFSAARNHSLDQACGSWILVLDADEVLRVETPDFKAQLQDRPEIEVYTLTRQEFATQSQFSPFRITRLFRNQSYLRYAEPFHEQLVSLRPEIPQVEHLPGLVIDHYGYGPDVMMSKIKSRNIPILEAIRASRGLSLTLLFALSDLYEATDQAAAAQACQEELFERILPHLLDNAPITNFPALPEALYRLGCKLLELEDWETVRLIGQRGLAWYPHYPPLNYLAGLFLNSLQFPLGASAYFQNCLDLGQTQTYDQSFPFNQAYMGQFAANMLSQCHPELSLQ, from the coding sequence ATGAAATCCCCCCTGTTATCCCTCTGCATGATTGTTAAAGACGAAGCGCATCAGTTGGGCCGCTGTTTGGAGAGTGTGCAGCCCTATGCCGATGAATTAATTGTGGTGGATACTGGCTCAACGGATGACACTGTTAAAATTGCGGCGGAGTTTGGGGCCAAGGTTTTTGAGTTTGCCTGGGGTAATGATTTTTCAGCCGCCCGGAATCATTCTCTCGACCAGGCCTGTGGATCATGGATATTAGTCCTTGATGCGGATGAAGTTTTACGGGTCGAAACGCCTGATTTCAAAGCCCAACTCCAGGACCGCCCGGAAATTGAAGTCTATACTCTCACCCGTCAAGAATTCGCCACCCAAAGCCAGTTTTCCCCCTTTCGGATTACTCGCCTCTTTCGGAATCAGAGTTATTTGCGCTATGCCGAGCCGTTCCATGAGCAACTGGTCTCCCTCCGACCGGAAATTCCCCAGGTTGAGCATTTACCTGGCCTGGTGATTGATCATTATGGCTATGGGCCCGATGTGATGATGAGCAAAATTAAGTCGCGGAATATCCCGATCCTGGAAGCAATTCGGGCTTCCCGTGGCCTGAGTTTAACCTTGTTGTTTGCCCTCAGCGATCTCTATGAAGCTACGGATCAAGCTGCTGCTGCCCAGGCCTGCCAGGAAGAACTTTTTGAACGTATTTTGCCCCACCTCCTGGATAATGCCCCGATCACTAACTTTCCCGCGTTGCCAGAAGCCTTATATCGCCTCGGGTGCAAATTGTTAGAGCTAGAAGATTGGGAAACGGTGCGCTTGATTGGACAACGGGGCCTGGCCTGGTATCCGCACTACCCGCCCTTGAATTATTTAGCTGGCCTGTTCCTCAATTCCCTACAGTTTCCGCTAGGGGCTAGTGCCTATTTCCAAAATTGCCTGGATTTAGGTCAAACCCAAACCTACGACCAAAGCTTCCCCTTTAACCAAGCCTACATGGGACAGTTTGCGGCCAATATGTTAAGCCAATGTCATCCAGAGTTATCCCTACAATAG
- the fba gene encoding class II fructose-bisphosphate aldolase (catalyzes the reversible aldol condensation of dihydroxyacetonephosphate and glyceraldehyde 3-phosphate in the Calvin cycle, glycolysis, and/or gluconeogenesis), producing MALVPMRLLLDHAAENGYGIPAFNVNNMEQIQAIMQAANATNSPVILQASRGARKYAGENFLRHLILAAVETYPHIPIVMHQDHGNEPATCYSAIKNGFTSVMMDGSLEADAKTPASYDYNVAVTSEVVKVAHAIGASVEGELGCLGSLETGKGEAEDGHGFEGELDHSMLLTDPDEAVDFVERTQVDALAVAIGTSHGAYKFTRKPTGEILAISRIEEIHSRLPNTHLVMHGSSSVPEDLIALINEFGGAIPETYGVPVEEIQKGIKSGVRKVNIDTDNRLAITAAVREALAANPKEFDPRHFLKPSIKYMEKVCADRYDQFGTAGNASKIKQVSLEDYAAKYAKGELTQVARKVLAV from the coding sequence ATGGCACTCGTCCCCATGCGGCTGCTTTTGGATCATGCGGCTGAGAATGGATACGGCATCCCCGCATTTAACGTCAATAATATGGAACAAATCCAGGCCATTATGCAGGCTGCCAACGCCACTAATAGCCCAGTGATTTTACAAGCCTCTCGGGGGGCCCGGAAATATGCCGGTGAAAATTTCTTGCGTCACTTAATCTTAGCGGCCGTGGAAACCTATCCCCATATCCCCATTGTTATGCACCAAGATCACGGGAACGAACCGGCCACTTGTTATTCGGCTATTAAAAATGGCTTTACCAGTGTGATGATGGACGGTTCCTTAGAAGCCGATGCCAAAACCCCCGCCAGCTACGACTACAATGTCGCTGTCACCAGTGAAGTCGTGAAAGTGGCCCATGCCATTGGTGCTTCTGTAGAGGGTGAACTGGGCTGCCTAGGCTCCCTGGAAACGGGTAAAGGGGAAGCAGAAGACGGACACGGGTTTGAAGGTGAACTCGACCACTCCATGCTCTTGACCGATCCCGATGAAGCTGTTGATTTTGTTGAGCGCACCCAAGTGGATGCCTTGGCCGTTGCCATTGGAACCAGTCACGGAGCCTATAAATTTACCCGCAAACCGACTGGGGAAATCCTGGCCATTAGCCGGATTGAAGAAATTCACAGCCGCTTGCCCAACACCCACTTAGTCATGCATGGGTCTTCTTCTGTGCCGGAAGATTTGATTGCTTTGATCAACGAGTTTGGCGGGGCGATCCCGGAAACCTATGGCGTGCCCGTGGAAGAAATCCAAAAAGGGATCAAGAGTGGTGTGCGGAAAGTCAACATTGATACTGACAATCGTTTAGCGATCACCGCGGCTGTGCGGGAAGCCTTGGCGGCCAATCCGAAAGAGTTTGATCCTCGCCATTTCCTCAAGCCCTCCATCAAATACATGGAAAAAGTTTGTGCGGATCGCTATGACCAGTTTGGGACAGCCGGTAATGCCAGCAAAATCAAACAAGTCAGCTTGGAAGACTACGCTGCCAAATATGCCAAGGGTGAGTTAACCCAAGTAGCTCGGAAAGTGTTAGCCGTCTAA